CAACATGACAATGTGAGGCAAATGCAATGTTTATCTTATACAtctcacataaaagaaaaaataaataaagcttTTGATTTCATGATAGTAATAATTAAGATgttaaactttaatttataatgatttagtctCTCTAATTTTACTAATTACAACAAATAGAAGTATGAAAGAAAGAGTTACATGTGAATTACCTTTATGGTCATTTTGACTTCTTCGTACTTTTAACTTTATAACAATATAGTCATGAATTATAATAGGTAACAATTTAATTCTCGtagtttaaaatttataacaatttaccCTATGTcataacaaaaaacaaaagatagtgaaaagttaatgattttttacgtgcatataaattaatttgggatcaaatgtatttataaactacaaatactataggttatataataaaaattgacacttaactttgataaaatttttcttaatgttCTATTGCTATAAAATTTAGGGTAAttgtataaatattaaaattgttgaaaatatttgtaattataGCAAAATGTAAAGTGATAGACACTGATGgacagtgatattttgctatatttataaataagttaattcattttcttatatttaaaaataaccttaaATTTTAGAGCATATGTATcaaattattgatttattttatctaaatttCTTTATTGTAGTTTTGACCTTTCTTAAATAAAAGATCTGAATTTCAATGTagatcataaaattaaaaacaaaattttaaaaatcacttgatattttaaaataatagtaaaatatagaTACAAACATATAAAATTAACGGGTGTTTATAAACCTAAATTGTTCtgtattaaaatttagaaactaaaattattgacaatgatttttaaaaattagaagtaTGTAGATTACGAAGTATAGCACATacattgttatttatttttataagagAGAGTAAgggacaaaaaaataaataaataaataaataaaaggaaattacgtaatttatttgtaaaaaattgaaaaagtaacCAAACGCCAGAGAAGTATGTCGTTCCATGCGAGGGATCTAGATCTACACGTGGCGGAGAGTAATTGGAGAAAACAAGTAGCGGTACTCTAGTGGGTCCCACTTAAAGGTTCATCATCCACCGTCCAGCTGTCAATCAATCTTTtcgatataataataataataataataggggAAGGCAAGGCCAATGCATGATGGCACGCATTTCCGGTTGACCACTTGGCCTAATTCCAAATAGCCAGATTGTACTGTTTTGAGATCCACACCTCTAATTCCCTCTATTTTACTTTAACAGTCCccaattttcactttttttctcAATCTCCACCCCCATCAGTTTTTCTTATTTACTCAATTGCCCTTATAAATCCCCAAGTTAATTCAcgattattttacattttttaaacttcaaataaTCTGTCACTGCTAGAATACGAACACATAAGTTTAATGATATAGCCTTTTAAATTTAGTATCGatgaatatttattattttaattaaaaattaaggaaatgattaatatgaaatatttaaaaagtcTAGATGTCAATCATCTAGAAATTTATcaaagtattttatttgaatttttgtgctatatgtttaataaacaacaaaatgtgAATAAATACAAAGgttttgaaaatgatgaacaTAGCAAATGAAGAAAATGTGATGAGTAATGATGTATTTGCATCGGATCTGATATTTAGAAGGTAAATTTGTTGTGAAATTCTAAACAATTTAGTAACTTTAAATTGTGTGTTTCAATGGTTCTAAGAATTTGAACCCTAAAATGGGGAGTGAGTGGGTCTCCATTCAATAGAATTTGATGCTAAAGTTCaaatttttcataattatatatCCTCAATAATTAGAAATATTGAAATCAACAAAATTAAGCCAACAATGATCAAGATCAAGATCAAATTAAATGGATAAAAAGATTTGATTAAGCTCAACATAACATTTTTTGGCTTAAaagtttttgaaattgaatagaTCTACATTTATTGTCAAAAGATCTCAACCATCAGagttcttcaatttcaattaataACCATGTTCAATaagtatatataatataactctcatgtagaaattgaaaattaattacataatattaaaaataaaatttgttcatATAGGAGCTCCTACTTACTTTTGATGTATTCTTTCTTATCAATTGATTTTTATACAAGTGAATCTTGCTACAATTTTGAGCGATAAAAATGTGGTCACATCATGAAATACATTGAGtagattattattctaaaattaatgtagGCGTCTGTAATATGGgagaaaagttgaaaattttgttggaataagaataatatcaatttcaatttacagcttgtaaattaaaaaaaatatatcaaaattatttagattaattatcaagttatttttattactaAACTTAATAATACATCATCTTTTTAGTATTCATATTCGAGATTAATAGATGAGATATGATAGATATTTTAAGTTGAGAATAGGAGGCGAtgattattattgtttaaaGCTTTTTAAAGATTAGTAAGATATGACGTGGCAAATTAAATGGCGGTTTGTGGAGGTGGGGCCGGGTTCACGAGCGTCCGACCTGGAAAGCATATTGAGATGGGGCCCATAGAAAAGCAAAGGGCGGTTACAATCCCAAAAGGCAAAATCGCAAACTGTGCCACGCCAGCAAAACCTTCAGTTTCGTGGGGTCCATCTCTGATGTTCATTCAACGGTCAAGATGACATTTGGTGGCTCCGGTCCCCACTCCAGCCACCGGCCTACGCTCTCCTCTTTCCTATTTTTTGCCTCGTCATCAACCACATCAATCACACTCATCCATTATGTATTTCCTTTTATATTTATCAacctaatttaaatattatttaccaTACCAAACATAGCTCAACTACCGTTTAAATGTGTTTACGATCAAGAGATTTGTGATTTAAGTTTCATAATTCTActgtaaaaaaaaagtaaaacacTATTTATGATTTTAATACTTTATTCCAAAACGAAtcttaatttatcaaaataatatgtcAGCTACTAAGGGGTTTTGGTTCGAATTACCTTACCCCTTATCGTACGAGAAAAACAATAAATCTCGATTTGCAAATAAGGAGGCAATTTGAGTATTTAACATTCTAGAAAAATACACCTATTTAAGTATAATTTAGTGGATAAATTACTGATTATTATCTCAAAAGTTAATAGTTCAATccatagtttaaaattttggtcGAAATCTCGAGAGAATCGAAATTTCTTTTGggagaaattttgattttttttaatttctcaaaaatTCTTGAAATCGATATTTccatcgatttttttttttttaaaacaattagtTATACTAACTcaatgaaagttttttttttcttttaccataAAAGAACTTCATTTTCAAGAAACCCtcaattttcattcaaatattttccaaTAAATTTTCACAATATTTCGCCTCAAACTCGAATTAACGTGGATTCTCTaatatttctctcttttctttcaaGCTCCATCTACTTatagagttttctttttcttcattcttttcCATTATGTCGTGTTATGTTTAATGTTATAGTTTTTACATCCCtcttatgtttaattttatgaCTTTTCTATCTTATTATGTTACATTACGTTAGTTTaatactatattttttttttctttatctaattcattttataataaacaatttacaattattttatatgcaaatatttcatattatttaattttgtcattaattttcaatatttgatattattttataattttttttcattttttaaaaaatttttgctcttgactcAACATTCAATATACATCTAAATATTGTCTTCTTTTATagaaatgattattaaaaaTTGTCAATTATAGTCAAAATCAATCACAATCaaatttcattaactaattataataattttcattaagTTTCATTAAGTTTTCCGAAATTTCCATCGAAATCAGTAtcttcataaaatcaaaatcttGATATTTCAAAACTCGTGGAAGACTATTTTTCCGATACCAAATATGTATTATTGagtgttttaaaagaaataagtaAAGGTAGACAAAATTAATGTCCTTTCAAAAATGTCAGCAAAATGAGGTGGCAAAATTACTAAAGATTCTTTAGACTCCTCATGGCTCTCTTCCTCTTTTCCCCAACCTCATCATATTTTATTGCAATCCTTCATTTTTCATACACCTATATAAACCCTCTCTGCTGCTTCTAACAAATCAACTTGTGCTCACATTTTTAGTTTCCTCAAAAACTCATCTGAGTTCATCTTTTTAACTCTCTTCTTcactttcttttccttctcttccATTTCCCAAATGGCCACCATTGAGGTAATTCAAGCTTTTTATAGCTCTGAGTTCAGCTTTTTAGTATTTGGTTCAGATCAAACCTCTTTCAactcttcttttttgtttttctgttGACATTCTAACTCTCCATTTCTCTCTATATATGTAAGTTTGATCAAGTTCCAATTGATCTTGCAATGTGGGATTTTTCTCATCAATGCATTGAAATGATCTATATatattgaatcatattctactaacaaaagaaaaaaaaattaactaatggCCTTTTCTCATATGATCAACAATGTTTTCCTTAAATAATCATTGCTAAAGAGCAAATTCCAATTTGATAATCAATTCTGTGATCTGGGTTTTGTAGGTTGAATCAGCCCCTGTGGTATTGCCAGAGCCTGAGGCAGCTCCAGTGGTTCAAACTGAGGAGAAAGTTGTAGAAGAGCCAGTGGCTGAAGCCCCTGCTGAAGAGCCAAAGGAAGAAGCTGCCCCTGAAGCTGTGAAGGCAGAGGAACCGGCACCAGTCGCAACCGAACCGGACGTTGAAACCAAGGAAGTGGTAGAGGAAGAGACAAAGCCAGAGGAGGCTGAGCCTGCAGTCGGTGCTTCCGAGCCCGAAGCACCGGTTGAGGCCGAGGAGAAGGAGGAAGAGGCTAAAGAGGAAACAGTGGAGGAGAagacagaagaagaaaaacctcAGGAGGTGAAAAGTGAAGATGTTGTTGAAGAAGAGAGCTCAGAAGCTGCAGCACCAGCTGAAGAAGAGAAGCCAAAAGCGGAGGAATAAAGAGACAATTTAATGGGAATGTTAAAAGTTGGTCGGAGGAGTTAGTTTTATTTGTTGGTCTCAGTGTTTGGTTTATGGATCGAGGCAAAGTCATGAGGGTTGGGAGTTAAAATGACTGTATTTTCATAGTGgcaactttcaatttgagtcGAAAAGAGTTTAAAACACAGAGTTGGAATTTAAGGTCTGCCAATATGAGGATATGGATGTCAGTCCCAGAAGAGTCATTTCATTCACTATTCTGTGTGGTTGAATATGTTGTTCTCTAGCTttgaataaaatcatattttactAACTCTTGTGTCTTAAGTTGTCCTTTCCCTAACAACTTACATAGTTTCTTTTGTTTGTCTTCTCTTATTCAATGATCAATCTAAATACACTTCAAATTAGTGCGCATATGGACTACCTTCATTTGAACATTTAGTGAAATTGGAATAACCTTAGGAAGTGTCTACAAATGCACTCAAatacaatttcaatttaaactaTTAAAAAGTCATTTCAAACAAATATGCTAATGTTCCTACTTAAATTACAAGTaggttttattttatcatcTCTGTAGAAAAATCTTCACCATAAACTAAGAATAAAGAAGCTATACAAGTGATGATATCTTGCCTTGTTTCTTCTTGTTTTGGTTTTATTGGATATTGAACGTTTATATTCACGCGAGCAACATCTTACTACatgctttaatatttttaagaatgTATTTAGTACATCTCAAACAATAGCTATCTTTATCTTTGTGCTATGATGAAATATAAAGAAATGGAACCCAAGTATTACTCATAAATCTGTTGATCCCTAATTGTTCATATAGTGAGCTATATAGTAAGCTTTATTTGTCGGGGATTAATTGATTGAGTTTTTAAGATTTGACATGTCAAATTACTTCAGATTCAAATTTaagcatttattaaaaaaaacaagttcAATTCTACCTAGTCCACATATTTTATTGTTTGTAATAAattctatttttagttttacaTATAGTAAGTAATCACCTTGACATAATTTATTCAGTTTAATGTTTATATGGCACATTGATCATATCATTTAAGAATTACACCCAAAGTCAACCACAATTCATTAGCTCAACAATCCATTGACGTATACATCAAAGGCTCAAAGACGTctattagaaaattttctttcaagtaCAGGGATTTCATAGGCATAATCtaatattcaaaccctaaaaAGACTTTTTAATGCACATGAACCAAACTTGTAATCAGAAAATATGGACATAATGAGGCTGGATCTATATTCAGCTTCTATAAACTTGTACACGCAACACAGTAGTACTTACAGTTTCAAAGCTTCAATCCCTAAACCAAATcatagggagaaaaaaaaatctaaaagcaGATAATAcagtttattaaaaattaacaagtACAGTTAAGACCTTAAGAGTCACAATAGCGTTTAATCACAAAACACAGGTATTACCATTCTTTATCTGTGGATTCTGTACAAGGGCAAGAACAAAAATATGTGCAGACAACAATATACCATCAATTTACTGGGACTGAAGTACAAGCAAGCAAAAGGGGGTTACGTTACCATGTACCAAAGCTACATCCAACATGCTCTTGAGTGATAATTTGAAGGCGACTTTTCATGATAGACCTGGAGGGATAAGGAGGGAAGCATAAACGGTAAAAGCACGTATGAGAAGAAGGAAGATGATCATATGGGGATGAAGATTTATAAATGTACAGCTTTGAAGACAAGCCACTGAAACCCTGAACTGGAAGGTATTTCATTGAGGTCCAGAAGAACAGAAGATTCTTCCTCTGCTCCGGCATCATCCCAGACACAATCTGCCATCACAAGTGGGGAAATTCATCGTTTATATTACAAAATCGACAAATAATAAAGATCGACACAAATTTATGTGGTTCATTACAGTGTGTTAGTTATATCCATAAGGAGAGATGAGTTTATTATTAGAGAGCAATATTAGATGAAACAGATTGAAGGGGGTGCCAATAGGGTTGGATGATCTATATATGCTTGGTCATTCGGAATGTTAAATAATAGATCCAATGGTTTATATACATGATGTACTTGCATATGATTGAGATGAAATCTCTCCTATTAATCCATCAAAGTTTCATTTACTAGGTGAATTTTTGTGAAAGATGACAAATTAATGCAAAAGCTTAAAACGAGATGTGGTAAGGCAACCAATTGTGAAGTTATGGGAAGGAACAGCAGGCAAgccatgcaaaaaaaaaatgatgatgatAGCTACTAAAAACCAATTCAGAAATGTATACCTTCCAGAACCAGGATATCTGAGGATCAGTTTCTTTGTAGCCATTGTATTCAGTGTGCGCCTTCCAATCCCCAACAGAGATTGCACTTTCACTCCCATATAGCATCCAATCGAGATCTTCAAGCTCTAGGCTTTCGAAAAAGCATTTATGTGTTCTTTTGTCAGAAAGTATATCAGAAAAACCACTTGCAAAATATGATATCTGCTCAGAGACAGATTTCATGAAGCGGTTATCTATTAGAAGCTTAACATATTCCTCACGATTCTTACTATTGACAACCATGTCTTTGCCTCCAGGGCAAAGATCCACAACTTTTCTTGTACCTAGCTCCTCGAAATCACTAACAAATGTAAGTCCTAAAGCATCTGAATCAACAAGCTCGGCGTCCATATCAAGAATCTGCTTACAGCTATTGTACAAGCATGGATCAGCATCTCGTATATCTTCCAAGGAAATACGCATTCCAGCCAATTGCAAGAAAAAAACACGATCAAAGACAACACCAACTTGCACTTTATACATCAAAGCTAGTGCGATAACTCGGCcagaaaaattgaaataattgagaTGCATAGGGTCCACCTTCGAAGCTGCAACATGTAATCATCTGGTAAAGATACGAATAATTTGCCTCGAATGTTTGTTTCACACAAGATTTATAGACAGCACCATAACTGAGTAGAGGCACAATGCACTTATGGACCTTAAATCTcagatgaaaataaaaatgctATTTCCCACTTACTTTCACTTTAAATACTACTTCCCAGGTACTTTATATGGCTGTATTAAAAGAAatgcttttatttttcataGAGTGTAAACTAATTATTAACCAAGGATAGGTCGTAAACTTCATATTTTTCAATTCTACTCGTAAATTAACAAATGCATTATGATTAGGAATAAGAGATACTATCTGATAGCAAAACAGTTAATAGGGGTGGTAGGGAGCGCAGGTAATAGGTGGGAGGAATAGCAGATCAATGAATCCATTTCCACAGGAATAGCTTATTTATTTTCTGTTATcattctttttaatatataaataaataaataaaactaagctttcattaaagaaaagaaaagaaacgaaTACAAGagcataaaaaaaatcaagcccaccaaaaaaaaaacccaactaAAAGATGGAGCTCCAATTAAGTAAAATGAGACCTAACAAATAATAACATAAAGTCTTTGTCACCGACACCCAGAGAGAAATATTGAACCTAACAAGGGGCCAAATGTCAAGGCAATTCCTCTCCAACTCTCTAAAAGTTCAATTATTCCTCTCAAATATTGAAACTATTTTTGTGTCCTTAGATTCCCTAGCTCCAGCTCCCCAGGATTTATCGATTTCCCCATCACCTCCCAACTCAAAAAGTGCGTGCTTCTCCCCTCATCAACCCATTCCCATACAACGTTCCTCACAGGCTTCTTATATGGTGTTACAAACCGAACAGGGGCTctaataagagagaaaaataggcAGGGATACCACTCAACAGCAAATGAATGAGGGCCAGTCTACCACTCTAGGAAAAGAAGCTCCTCTTCCAAGTGGCCAGCCACTTCAGCACTTTCTCCACGACAAAATCCCAAAAGTGATGAATAGTTCTCACTCATATAGCTATACTTCTTTCACTTGTTGCGGAGTGAAACCTTTCAACGAAGTTGATCTTTTGGAAACTTTCGTTGGAAGGAATATCTTATTTCCTTGACTTTTGCAAGTGTCTTAGATCTATTGGAATGAAATCTTTTGTGTTTCTCATCCAAAAAAGAAATCTTTAACCAAGTTCATTATCAATCACTTAACCTAAGATCCTACAACTTTCCCACATAAATTATATAGCTTGAGGATTAATGACTTGAATCTAAAAAAAGGGATTAATAAGATACATGAGACAAATTTTCAGTCCTCAAGTTTTTGtaactctttccttttctcCTATGTGAAAAGAACCCACGATTCGACCTCTAACTTTAGAATGGATATTTCCAGGTGTTCAAAGCAGCAAATCTGATTTCAGATCTCACAGCcaccaaaattaataaaatatgtccCTAAATCATTGTTTTGCCTCACTTTGCCTAACCAATTCATCTAGCATCAAAATTAAACCAGTGATTAAATGTTGCAATAGATGCAGTGACTGAAAGGCTAAAAAGCAAGCTGACTGCAACCAACTACTctcttaaattattatttttttaaaaggggggggggggagatGCTGTGAATGACATTAGAACTTGCTCGTGCACACAGTTGATAAGGAAAATACTTAATGATGGATCATGgataacttttaatttgttttctgCAAAATTGAACGAAATGAATGATTAACCTATATAGTCCATAGGTGTAGTTGAAAAATAACGGTTTCATAAGCACTTGTCTACCTACCCTGCCTGGCAAAAACAACTAAACTAACTTATTCatgcaaaatgaaattcaaattcattCTGCATGGCAAGTTCCCCACTTCGGTGGATGAGCAAGAACTACTGTAACTTACTACAAATGGAACACATTTAGGCAACTTCTGCATTCTTGGTTACTCATTTACATTCAGAAGAAAAAGTACCAAATAAAACCTACTATCAAAGAAATTGTCAGTAAGCTCACCAGGGTTGGGAAAGAACCTTCTTCGATCATTAGGACATGCAACAAAAAGGGCATTTTGTGGGTTAAAAATAGCCTTGCAGACCAGCAAAAACCACTCTCGCAAGACACCAGGACCTGTAGCTTCCTCATTTTTGAATTCCATAAATAGTCCATGGCGTAGAGCCTCAACACTCGCATTTGTGATGTACTCAAATGATTCTTCCAGTAACTGGGACCTATCAATCAGCATTTCCTGCAGTTCCTCATAATCCTCTGTTGGTTCAGGAAACATAAGCATTGACAGATGTCTTCTAGATTCTGAATTCATTATATCCTTGTGGCAAAGAATCCACATGTAATCATCAGTTCGCTTTGCAAATCTAATAATAAGCTCACAAATAGAAGATTTCCTTGACCTCATGGTTGCCCAAAATTCTTCTTCAAGACCCTGGAAAAGACGAGAGATGTCATTCAATTCTTTTAGAATTGGAAGATACTGAGACCATCCGGTATAGGGGACTACACAGTCCCCTTTTCCTTTATCAATCAAGAAAGCTTCCATTCCATGAAGACATATATCCATCTTTTTCGACAAACCAAGATATATATTACGAAGAAATTCACCCTCTTCTCCATAAGAAGGATCTCTAGAACTTCGCGTATACAGTGGCACAAGCTTGGAGCCATGAAAATTCAGTTGCTCCTGAATCGCATTGCGCAAAGAAAGTGAAAATGCTGTAAAATCCCGAATATCAGTCACCAAAGGCCCTGCACTTGTGGGAGACTGTATGCTTGAACATAAGTCTATGGACAATTTATTCGCCAGTTCATTAACAAATGGAAGAAGTTCGGGCGTTTCGATGGGTCTTTTAACACTTTCTAAGCATCTCATCCCACGAATAATCCCATCAGTTTCCAACAATGATCCAAGAGTACTGcgacataaaacatataaactctCTTCCGGCGTTTCTCTCCTAAGCAAATTACAAAATTCTAATACTATAATCGCACAACAGTCATGCAACGTTTTGGGAACTGAGTGACGAAGCAAATCCATAAAATGCTTAATCAAATTTTCAGCACACTCTTTATTACCTTTAATCGGAGACAAATAAAGCATCACTAGCGCTGCTGGGGCAGAGAGTGACAAGAAAACCTGGAGTTGCTTAATTGCTGGATCTAAGTCCGTTTCCGTAGCCAAACTTAAGAAATCGGTCATCAAGGTAGTGATGATTTCCAAAGCAGAAAACACAAATTCGCCTCTATAAAGTCGTAGAACCAACGAAACCATGTCGTCAACAATCTGCCAAGCTTTCGGATGCTCAGTACTCCTCATGCGACCAACTAATTGCAGCTCGGCATTGTTCTGTATCGAACACTCGAGGAGTGACTGTTCGTGCTGGAGTTGCCTTCCCCTATATATCAATCTCTGCTCGAAAATTGGTATACGCGTAATAGCTTGAATCCGCTCATGAAGCGACATCACAGTATCGTTAATATTCGCAAGCATTACCATAGTATTCCCAACTGAGATCGTTCTGACAAAAAATTGCAAGTCGTACGGAGAGAGAATGGGTTTTGTTGAGGTTTCTGCCGCCATAGAGGTCGAGGAATCATCAAAACCCCGATGGTCAAAGTCGGAGCTAATTCCTTCACCCAGCCGGCCATCAGAAGAGGAGTCCATTGCACACGTTTCCCCTTTCTTCATCCTGACAGAAACTAAGTCAAACAACTGAACGTCCTCGTCCTCGTCGTCGAAACTAGGACCATAGTCATCTAACTTGCGCTTGGACAAGACGCAAGGATGACGATGACCTTGAGAGTGGTGGCGATTGAGCTGACAGTGTTCGACGTC
The nucleotide sequence above comes from Benincasa hispida cultivar B227 chromosome 3, ASM972705v1, whole genome shotgun sequence. Encoded proteins:
- the LOC120072513 gene encoding probable serine/threonine-protein kinase kinX, which codes for MATIEVESAPVVLPEPEAAPVVQTEEKVVEEPVAEAPAEEPKEEAAPEAVKAEEPAPVATEPDVETKEVVEEETKPEEAEPAVGASEPEAPVEAEEKEEEAKEETVEEKTEEEKPQEVKSEDVVEEESSEAAAPAEEEKPKAEE
- the LOC120073191 gene encoding E3 ubiquitin-protein ligase UPL5, giving the protein MSITEFPATVDRVHITAGTAASSASYTDVEHCQLNRHHSQGHRHPCVLSKRKLDDYGPSFDDEDEDVQLFDLVSVRMKKGETCAMDSSSDGRLGEGISSDFDHRGFDDSSTSMAAETSTKPILSPYDLQFFVRTISVGNTMVMLANINDTVMSLHERIQAITRIPIFEQRLIYRGRQLQHEQSLLECSIQNNAELQLVGRMRSTEHPKAWQIVDDMVSLVLRLYRGEFVFSALEIITTLMTDFLSLATETDLDPAIKQLQVFLSLSAPAALVMLYLSPIKGNKECAENLIKHFMDLLRHSVPKTLHDCCAIIVLEFCNLLRRETPEESLYVLCRSTLGSLLETDGIIRGMRCLESVKRPIETPELLPFVNELANKLSIDLCSSIQSPTSAGPLVTDIRDFTAFSLSLRNAIQEQLNFHGSKLVPLYTRSSRDPSYGEEGEFLRNIYLGLSKKMDICLHGMEAFLIDKGKGDCVVPYTGWSQYLPILKELNDISRLFQGLEEEFWATMRSRKSSICELIIRFAKRTDDYMWILCHKDIMNSESRRHLSMLMFPEPTEDYEELQEMLIDRSQLLEESFEYITNASVEALRHGLFMEFKNEEATGPGVLREWFLLVCKAIFNPQNALFVACPNDRRRFFPNPASKVDPMHLNYFNFSGRVIALALMYKVQVGVVFDRVFFLQLAGMRISLEDIRDADPCLYNSCKQILDMDAELVDSDALGLTFVSDFEELGTRKVVDLCPGGKDMVVNSKNREEYVKLLIDNRFMKSVSEQISYFASGFSDILSDKRTHKCFFESLELEDLDWMLYGSESAISVGDWKAHTEYNGYKETDPQISWFWKIVSGMMPEQRKNLLFFWTSMKYLPVQGFSGLSSKLYIYKSSSPYDHLPSSHTCFYRLCFPPYPSRSIMKSRLQIITQEHVGCSFGTW